A portion of the Juglans microcarpa x Juglans regia isolate MS1-56 chromosome 1D, Jm3101_v1.0, whole genome shotgun sequence genome contains these proteins:
- the LOC121247057 gene encoding NAC transcription factor 25-like, with translation MTDIVSRNGNGKRIKRDIEGDADGGWWKANAGDIEIKDSEGHLVGYMKSLTFLKYRNKERIRKEATKTDWIMHEYRLASDAKFQSWTLCRIRYRGPRTDPSISEQAFLDARITDIPSSEQAANFSEVSISDQLQAQDEIDAILNMPPDNLQAFLESLLVLGDKSMHSWPSLRLN, from the exons atgactgatattGTATCTAGAAACGGTAATGGGAAGAGAATCAAAAGGGATATAGAAGGGGATGCTGATGGAGGTTGGTGGAAGGCTAACGCCGGAGACATTGAAATTAAAGACTCAGAGGGCCACCTCGTGGGTTACATGAAGTCGCTCACCTTCCTTAAATACAGAAACAAAGAACGAATCCGGAAAGAAGCAACCAAAACCGACTGGATTATGCACGAATACAGGCTAGCTTCCGATGCTAAA TTTCAAAGCTGGACTTTATGTCGAATAAGGTACCGTGGTCCGAGGACTGACCCATCAATATCGGAACAAGCATTTTTGGATGCGAGGATCACTGATATTCCGTCATCGGAACAAGCTGCTAATTTTTCGGAAGTATCAATATCGGATCAATTACAAGCACAAGATGAAATCGATGCCATTCTTAATATGCCCCCAGATAACCTTCAAGCATTCTTGGAGAGTCTTTTAGTACTTGGAGACAAGTCCATGCATTCTTGGCCTAGCCTGCGGCTTAATTAA
- the LOC121255892 gene encoding selenoprotein F-like, with product MGLLIYICSLVLLFSLVPLGVAKDQLSSRECEDLGFSGLALCSDCNTLAEYVKDQDLVSDCSKCCTEDSDDSISKITYSGAVLEVCMRKLVFYPEIVGFIEEEKDQFPSVKVQYIFNSPPKLIMLDEAGQHKENIRIDNWKREHILQFLREKVKPTSAD from the exons ATGGGGTTGTTGATCTATATCTGTTCTTTGGTTCTGCTATTTTCTCTAGTACCTCTGGGTGTTGCAAAAGATCAACTGAGCTCAAGGGAGTGCGAGGATCTGGGTTTTTCGGGGCTTGCTTTATGCTCTGATTGCAACACTTTGGCGGAGTATGTCAAGGACCAAG ATTTGGTATCAGACTGTTCAAAGTGTTGCACTGAGGATTCTGATGATTCCATTAGCAAG ATTACCTATTCTGGTGCTGTACTGGAGGTATGCATGAGGAAACTGGTTTTCTATCCTGAAATTGTGGGCTTCATTGAAGAAGAGAAGGATCAGTTCCCTTCAGTTAAAGttcaatatattttcaattctcCACCAAAGCTGATCATGCTTGATGAGGCAGGCCAACACAAGGAAAACATAAG GATCGACAACTGGAAACGGGAACATATACTGCAATTCTTGCGAGAGAAGGTTAAGCCCACTTCAGCAGACTga
- the LOC121255862 gene encoding transcription factor bHLH153-like isoform X5 has translation MQTLKYPVKEGIELGKMTEHKRSPCSVETSLTSLTSKRHKADLSAKTDTASVLLEAMEYIQFLHEQVKVLSAPYLQSTPSVMQELGPYSLRSKGLCLVPVSCTAGVARSNGADIWAPIKTTSPKFEKAFSQFH, from the exons ATGCAGACTCTTAAGTACCCTGTAA AAGAAGGGATAGAGTTAGGAAAGATGACGGAACACAAAAGGAGCCCCTGTTCTGTTGAGACAAGTCTCACTTCTCTTACATCCAAACGGCATAAGGCTGATTTGTCGGCCAAG ACAGATACAGCTTCTGTCCTTTTGGAGGCAATGGAATACATACAGTTCCTTCATGAACAAGTTAAG GTGTTGAGTGCTCCATACCTCCAAAGTACCCCAAGTGTAATGCAG GAATTGGGACCATACAGTTTGAGAAGCAAAGGTTTATGTCTTGTTCCAGTCTCTTGCACAGCTGGAGTTGCTCGAAGCAATGGTGCAGATATCTGGGCCCCTATCAAGACTACTTCTCCCAAGTTTGAGAAGGCTTTTTCTCAATTCCATTGA
- the LOC121255862 gene encoding transcription factor bHLH153-like isoform X2: MQTLKYPVKEGIELGKMTEHKRSPCSVETSLTSLTSKRHKADLSAKERKDKLGERIVTLQQLVSPYGKTDTASVLLEAMEYIQFLHEQVKVLSAPYLQSTPSVMQELGPYSLRSKGLCLVPVSCTAGVARSNGADIWAPIKTTSPKFEKAFSQFH; encoded by the exons ATGCAGACTCTTAAGTACCCTGTAA AAGAAGGGATAGAGTTAGGAAAGATGACGGAACACAAAAGGAGCCCCTGTTCTGTTGAGACAAGTCTCACTTCTCTTACATCCAAACGGCATAAGGCTGATTTGTCGGCCAAG GAGAGGAAGGATAAACTTGGCGAGCGAATTGTGACTCTGCAACAGCTTGTTTCACCATATGGGAAG ACAGATACAGCTTCTGTCCTTTTGGAGGCAATGGAATACATACAGTTCCTTCATGAACAAGTTAAG GTGTTGAGTGCTCCATACCTCCAAAGTACCCCAAGTGTAATGCAG GAATTGGGACCATACAGTTTGAGAAGCAAAGGTTTATGTCTTGTTCCAGTCTCTTGCACAGCTGGAGTTGCTCGAAGCAATGGTGCAGATATCTGGGCCCCTATCAAGACTACTTCTCCCAAGTTTGAGAAGGCTTTTTCTCAATTCCATTGA
- the LOC121255862 gene encoding transcription factor bHLH153-like isoform X1, translated as MQTLKYPTDHYVISNSGEEGIELGKMTEHKRSPCSVETSLTSLTSKRHKADLSAKERKDKLGERIVTLQQLVSPYGKTDTASVLLEAMEYIQFLHEQVKVLSAPYLQSTPSVMQELGPYSLRSKGLCLVPVSCTAGVARSNGADIWAPIKTTSPKFEKAFSQFH; from the exons ATGCAGACTCTTAAGTACCCT ACTGATCATTATGTTATTTCAAACTCGGGAGAAGAAGGGATAGAGTTAGGAAAGATGACGGAACACAAAAGGAGCCCCTGTTCTGTTGAGACAAGTCTCACTTCTCTTACATCCAAACGGCATAAGGCTGATTTGTCGGCCAAG GAGAGGAAGGATAAACTTGGCGAGCGAATTGTGACTCTGCAACAGCTTGTTTCACCATATGGGAAG ACAGATACAGCTTCTGTCCTTTTGGAGGCAATGGAATACATACAGTTCCTTCATGAACAAGTTAAG GTGTTGAGTGCTCCATACCTCCAAAGTACCCCAAGTGTAATGCAG GAATTGGGACCATACAGTTTGAGAAGCAAAGGTTTATGTCTTGTTCCAGTCTCTTGCACAGCTGGAGTTGCTCGAAGCAATGGTGCAGATATCTGGGCCCCTATCAAGACTACTTCTCCCAAGTTTGAGAAGGCTTTTTCTCAATTCCATTGA
- the LOC121255862 gene encoding transcription factor bHLH153-like isoform X4 encodes MTEHKRSPCSVETSLTSLTSKRHKADLSAKERKDKLGERIVTLQQLVSPYGKTDTASVLLEAMEYIQFLHEQVKVLSAPYLQSTPSVMQELGPYSLRSKGLCLVPVSCTAGVARSNGADIWAPIKTTSPKFEKAFSQFH; translated from the exons ATGACGGAACACAAAAGGAGCCCCTGTTCTGTTGAGACAAGTCTCACTTCTCTTACATCCAAACGGCATAAGGCTGATTTGTCGGCCAAG GAGAGGAAGGATAAACTTGGCGAGCGAATTGTGACTCTGCAACAGCTTGTTTCACCATATGGGAAG ACAGATACAGCTTCTGTCCTTTTGGAGGCAATGGAATACATACAGTTCCTTCATGAACAAGTTAAG GTGTTGAGTGCTCCATACCTCCAAAGTACCCCAAGTGTAATGCAG GAATTGGGACCATACAGTTTGAGAAGCAAAGGTTTATGTCTTGTTCCAGTCTCTTGCACAGCTGGAGTTGCTCGAAGCAATGGTGCAGATATCTGGGCCCCTATCAAGACTACTTCTCCCAAGTTTGAGAAGGCTTTTTCTCAATTCCATTGA
- the LOC121255862 gene encoding transcription factor bHLH153-like isoform X3 codes for MQTLKYPTDHYVISNSGEEGIELGKMTEHKRSPCSVETSLTSLTSKRHKADLSAKTDTASVLLEAMEYIQFLHEQVKVLSAPYLQSTPSVMQELGPYSLRSKGLCLVPVSCTAGVARSNGADIWAPIKTTSPKFEKAFSQFH; via the exons ATGCAGACTCTTAAGTACCCT ACTGATCATTATGTTATTTCAAACTCGGGAGAAGAAGGGATAGAGTTAGGAAAGATGACGGAACACAAAAGGAGCCCCTGTTCTGTTGAGACAAGTCTCACTTCTCTTACATCCAAACGGCATAAGGCTGATTTGTCGGCCAAG ACAGATACAGCTTCTGTCCTTTTGGAGGCAATGGAATACATACAGTTCCTTCATGAACAAGTTAAG GTGTTGAGTGCTCCATACCTCCAAAGTACCCCAAGTGTAATGCAG GAATTGGGACCATACAGTTTGAGAAGCAAAGGTTTATGTCTTGTTCCAGTCTCTTGCACAGCTGGAGTTGCTCGAAGCAATGGTGCAGATATCTGGGCCCCTATCAAGACTACTTCTCCCAAGTTTGAGAAGGCTTTTTCTCAATTCCATTGA